A genomic window from Sulfurimonas paralvinellae includes:
- a CDS encoding TolC family protein, whose amino-acid sequence MKKLISMLSFALVLSANDTTTNALTLSQALELLQSQNLEIKAATYDVQSAKAKKDTVSGMNWGKLTFEQDMARSNDAGNVFGFKLTSREATFGDFGFADFLSPPPGTTDVLKVQPNDLNYPGYRNFFQSKLKYEVPLFTGFAISSYENIMDEMTKIKSLDKEKIATEKMYELKKSYYDMALLDSSIKNLNKILHNINILENTTKTMIDVGYAKKVDLLEVKAKKGNVERLLIQMYANKKLLYHYISFLLNQKVDAIIPPKSEVPMPKFSDKEVLSRNIDIKKANEGLAIRKSMLDASEAGYYPTVGAFGEVATADDTFLGDANDHKAYTVGARLSWNLFNGGIDSAKIEKSKIEKMKMQSQLELAKEGIALKVAKIRTQIESTDAEIASLKRELDLANAIYDNYEGRYKEKLVSMSDVIIKQSAQIQKILQLQIAKNKRIEKIFEFEKLANGEKY is encoded by the coding sequence ATGAAAAAACTCATTAGTATGCTTTCATTTGCACTTGTACTCTCTGCAAATGACACAACGACTAATGCCCTTACTCTCTCGCAAGCATTGGAGCTTTTACAATCTCAAAACCTTGAGATCAAAGCAGCTACATATGATGTGCAGAGCGCAAAGGCAAAAAAAGATACAGTTTCGGGGATGAATTGGGGTAAACTAACCTTCGAGCAGGATATGGCACGTTCCAATGATGCCGGAAATGTTTTTGGATTTAAACTAACCTCGCGTGAGGCTACATTTGGAGACTTTGGATTTGCTGACTTTCTTTCACCACCTCCAGGAACAACAGATGTCCTTAAAGTTCAACCAAATGATTTAAATTATCCAGGATACAGAAATTTCTTCCAAAGCAAACTCAAGTACGAAGTGCCGCTTTTTACCGGTTTTGCTATCAGCAGTTATGAAAACATCATGGATGAGATGACAAAGATAAAGTCACTCGATAAAGAAAAAATAGCTACTGAAAAGATGTATGAGCTTAAAAAAAGCTACTACGATATGGCTCTGCTTGATTCATCCATTAAAAATCTCAATAAAATTTTACATAATATTAATATACTTGAAAACACAACAAAAACTATGATAGATGTCGGTTATGCAAAAAAAGTCGATCTTTTGGAAGTTAAAGCGAAAAAAGGAAATGTCGAAAGACTTCTTATTCAGATGTATGCAAACAAAAAACTGCTCTATCACTACATCAGCTTTCTTTTAAACCAAAAAGTCGATGCGATCATACCGCCAAAATCAGAAGTACCGATGCCAAAATTTTCTGACAAAGAAGTACTTTCAAGAAATATTGACATCAAAAAAGCAAACGAGGGCTTAGCTATCCGCAAAAGCATGCTCGATGCAAGTGAAGCAGGATACTATCCGACAGTTGGTGCTTTTGGTGAAGTAGCTACGGCAGACGATACATTCTTGGGTGATGCAAATGACCACAAAGCCTATACAGTCGGAGCGAGACTCTCGTGGAACCTCTTTAACGGCGGTATCGACAGCGCTAAAATTGAAAAATCAAAAATAGAAAAAATGAAAATGCAGTCACAACTTGAACTCGCTAAAGAAGGAATCGCGCTAAAAGTTGCTAAAATACGCACGCAAATAGAAAGTACTGATGCAGAGATAGCCTCACTTAAACGTGAACTCGATCTTGCCAATGCCATCTATGACAATTATGAAGGCAGATACAAAGAGAAACTTGTCTCTATGAGCGATGTTATCATCAAACAATCAGCACAGATCCAAAAGATCTTGCAACTGCAAATTGCAAAGAACAAACGTATAGAAAAAATATTTGAATTTGAAAAACTAGCAAACGGGGAGAAATACTAA
- the serA gene encoding phosphoglycerate dehydrogenase, with the protein MQKYTVVVCDHIHEAGLKMLQDDEAINFVMAADVDKKELVEKIIPTADVAITRSSTDVDSFFLEHADNMKAIVRAGVGVDNVDIPGCSKKGIIVMNVPTANTIAAVELTMTHMLSCMRMFPYSHDHLKNQRIWKREKWYGYELKGKKLGVIGFGNIGSRVAKRAKAFEMDIVAYDPYIDPAKVTDLDMTYTKNFDDILACDVITIHTPKNKETIGIIGEEEIAKMKDGVVLVNCARGDLYNEDALYNGLKSGKIRFAGIDVFGKEPAINNKLLDLDNIVVSPHLGANTYESQYNIGTQAAGNAIEAAKGISYPNALNLPIDESKIPEFVKPFLEMGQKIGFMASQINKSKIVSIRVKGQGEIGNYVDSLATFVTVGAMSHSSETINYVNADFVAKEKGVDVEPVNLGDSAVYKNLITVKLTTNEGTTTISATIFDDGVQRIVSIDGFDNEVAIKGDMILFKNSDVPGVIGSVGTILSNNSVNISDFSLARNENKEALAVILVDNVVSDKTLEELASLEACKSVSYARL; encoded by the coding sequence ATGCAGAAATATACAGTAGTAGTATGTGACCATATTCATGAAGCGGGTCTAAAAATGCTTCAAGATGACGAAGCTATCAATTTTGTTATGGCAGCTGACGTTGATAAAAAAGAGCTTGTTGAGAAGATTATTCCAACTGCGGATGTTGCCATTACAAGAAGTTCGACTGATGTTGACTCATTCTTTTTGGAACACGCAGATAATATGAAAGCGATCGTTCGTGCCGGTGTCGGTGTTGACAATGTTGATATCCCGGGATGTTCTAAAAAAGGTATCATTGTTATGAACGTACCGACTGCAAATACTATTGCAGCAGTTGAACTGACTATGACACATATGCTTAGCTGTATGAGAATGTTTCCATACTCTCATGACCATTTGAAAAATCAAAGAATCTGGAAACGTGAAAAATGGTACGGTTATGAGCTTAAAGGCAAGAAGCTCGGTGTTATCGGTTTTGGTAACATCGGTAGTCGTGTCGCTAAACGTGCAAAAGCTTTTGAGATGGACATTGTCGCTTACGATCCATACATTGATCCTGCAAAAGTAACTGACTTAGATATGACATACACGAAAAACTTCGATGATATCTTAGCTTGTGATGTGATCACTATCCATACACCGAAAAATAAAGAGACTATCGGTATTATTGGTGAAGAAGAGATCGCTAAAATGAAAGACGGTGTTGTTCTTGTAAACTGTGCGAGGGGTGACCTTTACAATGAAGATGCGCTTTATAACGGTTTGAAAAGCGGTAAGATCCGTTTTGCAGGTATTGATGTATTTGGTAAAGAGCCGGCGATTAACAATAAACTGCTTGACCTTGACAATATAGTTGTCTCTCCACACTTAGGTGCAAATACTTACGAGTCTCAGTACAACATCGGTACGCAGGCAGCAGGGAATGCTATTGAAGCTGCTAAGGGTATTTCATATCCAAATGCACTTAACTTGCCTATTGATGAGAGCAAAATACCTGAATTTGTTAAGCCGTTCTTAGAGATGGGACAAAAGATCGGATTTATGGCTTCACAGATCAACAAGTCTAAAATCGTTTCAATCAGAGTAAAAGGTCAGGGTGAAATAGGAAACTATGTCGATTCTCTTGCTACTTTTGTAACTGTTGGAGCAATGAGCCACTCTTCTGAGACTATTAACTATGTAAATGCTGATTTCGTAGCAAAAGAGAAAGGGGTGGACGTTGAGCCTGTCAATCTTGGAGACTCTGCTGTTTATAAGAACCTTATCACTGTAAAACTTACAACAAATGAGGGAACAACAACTATCTCTGCTACGATTTTTGATGATGGTGTACAGCGTATCGTCTCTATTGACGGTTTTGACAATGAAGTGGCGATTAAAGGTGATATGATCCTCTTTAAAAATTCTGATGTTCCTGGTGTTATCGGGAGTGTAGGAACTATTCTTTCTAATAATAGTGTAAATATTTCAGACTTTTCATTAGCGCGTAATGAGAACAAAGAAGCACTCGCTGTTATCTTGGTTGACAATGTAGTAAGTGATAAAACACTTGAAGAACTCGCTTCACTTGAAGCATGTAAAAGTGTAAGTTACGCACGTCTGTAA
- a CDS encoding efflux RND transporter permease subunit has protein sequence MFKKFEKLVFAGIQSAAQRRFILLGTLAAFILSVLMIAPTEIVKVKMLPGKNNDTFNIYVNLPTGSSIEETKRVTDCVSSYVVKEKEALDTEVFLGMGSPLDFAGLIKGSQFKNAENVAEIVVNITKKHEREEPSYMMVQRMRPVIQGSCEKLYPGTDISFVEPPAGPPTLSAIVMEVYGKHAKGIRKVANRVEDVFKHTKGLVDIDTMEDDIYDTFEVTVDSTKIARSGLSVKQLNDILYLAFEGMNIAVKNSDKYNDQIPIFLSLSQDSKRFTKKDLASVKAKLASLKLMNKMGMMVPVTELVKVTPKKSNPLIMSKDLHQMTNVLAETDMVSQVYPLLDARKTIIDTFTDDYNVEKTGLFNLRLTDKKTGEIYDLIWDGEMKVTMDTFRDLGGAFIAALILIFLLMVIYYKSYTLSGIILLGSFLSIIGVIVGHWIMDLFTPDTFFLTATSLIGFIALIGISSRNSLLLIDFTKSLMDEKGMHKAEAIAYASATRAKPIFLTAVAIILASTLLAADPVFGGLGVALIFGTVAAVIASLIVVPVLLYTVDLEKHFHFHEKKAVSVEDPV, from the coding sequence ATGTTTAAAAAATTTGAAAAGCTTGTATTCGCAGGTATTCAAAGCGCTGCTCAAAGACGATTTATTCTCTTGGGAACACTAGCCGCTTTTATCCTTTCTGTATTGATGATTGCACCTACAGAGATCGTTAAAGTAAAAATGCTTCCGGGAAAGAACAATGATACATTCAATATCTATGTCAATCTGCCTACAGGAAGCTCTATAGAGGAGACAAAAAGAGTAACGGACTGCGTGAGCTCTTATGTTGTAAAAGAAAAAGAGGCACTCGATACCGAAGTATTTTTGGGAATGGGTTCTCCACTTGATTTTGCAGGTCTCATCAAAGGAAGCCAGTTTAAAAATGCTGAAAATGTTGCAGAGATCGTTGTCAATATTACAAAAAAGCATGAGAGAGAAGAACCTTCATACATGATGGTACAACGCATGCGTCCTGTTATTCAAGGATCGTGTGAGAAGCTTTACCCTGGTACAGATATCTCTTTTGTCGAACCACCGGCAGGACCACCGACACTTTCAGCAATCGTTATGGAAGTATATGGAAAACACGCCAAAGGCATTAGAAAAGTGGCAAATCGCGTTGAAGATGTTTTCAAACATACCAAAGGACTTGTAGATATAGATACAATGGAAGATGATATCTATGACACTTTTGAAGTCACTGTAGACAGCACCAAGATCGCAAGATCAGGTTTAAGTGTCAAACAACTCAACGACATCCTCTATCTTGCTTTTGAAGGGATGAATATTGCCGTTAAAAACTCAGACAAATACAATGACCAGATTCCTATTTTTCTTTCACTTTCACAGGATTCAAAAAGATTTACAAAAAAAGATCTTGCATCTGTAAAGGCTAAACTTGCTTCTTTGAAACTGATGAATAAAATGGGCATGATGGTACCAGTTACGGAACTTGTAAAAGTCACTCCAAAAAAATCAAACCCGTTAATTATGTCCAAAGATCTCCATCAGATGACAAATGTACTTGCAGAGACAGATATGGTCTCTCAAGTCTATCCTCTTCTTGATGCAAGAAAAACGATCATAGATACATTTACAGATGATTACAATGTTGAAAAAACAGGTCTTTTCAATCTACGACTTACAGATAAAAAGACAGGTGAAATCTATGATCTTATCTGGGATGGTGAGATGAAAGTTACCATGGATACTTTTAGAGACTTGGGAGGCGCTTTCATTGCTGCCCTTATCCTTATCTTCTTGTTAATGGTTATCTACTATAAAAGTTATACACTCAGCGGTATCATCCTGCTTGGTTCATTTCTCTCTATCATCGGCGTCATTGTCGGGCACTGGATCATGGATCTCTTTACACCGGATACTTTCTTCCTCACAGCAACATCGCTGATCGGTTTTATCGCCCTTATAGGAATTAGTTCACGGAACTCTCTGCTGCTTATTGATTTTACGAAATCATTGATGGATGAAAAAGGGATGCATAAAGCAGAAGCTATTGCCTATGCATCAGCAACACGTGCAAAACCTATCTTCTTAACTGCTGTTGCTATTATTTTGGCTTCAACACTTCTTGCGGCCGATCCTGTCTTTGGCGGTCTTGGTGTCGCACTTATATTTGGTACAGTAGCAGCGGTCATCGCTTCACTTATCGTTGTTCCTGTACTTCTGTATACAGTAGATTTGGAAAAACATTTTCACTTTCATGAGAAAAAAGCCGTTTCTGTAGAAGATCCGGTTTAA
- a CDS encoding efflux RND transporter periplasmic adaptor subunit, whose amino-acid sequence MKKLLLILALGASLMAEALTLSGSVISDNQKMITSRFMGFVTNVNVSEGEKVKRGQILYTIDSREIDSAKRQAELSLQMYENQYTNVKLNLERYKRLLEKDMVSKYEVENLELAAKNLQDMISIAKARLQEVENQYKYLNIKAPNDGVVVAKNIKVGEMAMPGMPAIILSDLSNLKISAEIAESNMPRIHHGKKVIVEIPSLGIKEIGKITAIIPNSNPMTHTFKIKVSFKTHSKSIYPGMYATITIN is encoded by the coding sequence ATGAAGAAACTACTACTGATACTGGCACTTGGTGCTTCACTGATGGCGGAGGCACTGACACTTTCAGGAAGTGTTATCTCAGATAACCAAAAAATGATCACAAGCCGTTTTATGGGCTTTGTAACAAATGTAAATGTCAGCGAAGGTGAAAAAGTAAAACGCGGACAAATCTTATATACGATCGATTCGCGTGAGATCGACTCGGCAAAACGCCAAGCGGAACTTTCACTCCAAATGTATGAAAATCAATATACAAATGTAAAACTTAATCTTGAGAGATACAAAAGACTTCTTGAAAAAGATATGGTATCAAAATATGAAGTTGAAAATCTAGAACTTGCGGCAAAGAACCTGCAGGATATGATAAGTATTGCAAAAGCGAGACTTCAAGAAGTAGAGAACCAATACAAATACCTCAATATCAAAGCGCCGAATGACGGTGTCGTCGTCGCTAAAAATATTAAAGTCGGCGAGATGGCAATGCCTGGTATGCCTGCTATCATACTCTCAGATCTGAGCAATCTTAAAATATCTGCTGAAATTGCAGAAAGCAATATGCCGCGTATTCATCATGGCAAAAAAGTCATTGTAGAGATTCCGTCACTTGGCATTAAAGAGATAGGAAAAATCACGGCGATCATTCCAAACTCAAACCCGATGACACATACATTTAAGATAAAGGTCTCTTTTAAAACACATAGTAAATCAATCTATCCTGGTATGTATGCTACCATCACTATCAACTAA
- a CDS encoding efflux RND transporter permease subunit has product MNHHKPYEPKDAAGKLAKGFLRNPLTSVLGIFLLVIGYIALMVMPREENPQMVVSGSTVIVALPGSSAKEVEKIIVKPLERKLKEVKGVEHIYGMAMDNVGIVNVAFYIGEKKEDSNLKVYDKIMQNSDMFPKGAMNPIIKPLDIDVDIPIVSVAFYSNNPRMSKTELYDKVKSIQHHINGLNNVAVTEIKGGHKHQFNVEVDINKLSGYNLSMGQIMQAVQSLAYNVPAVKNRTKDNKIVMVGVKNAIEDAKDVGNIIVAQYMGSPIYLHQVAKVENSYDIQNFKSALVSVKEDGKFSPFKDQVTLTVSKLQGTNAVIIAEEVKKELEKYKEDLSKNGISYVITRNDGERANEAVNELVFHLILSIIIIAILLIFVLGWRESLIVTFTVPAILAITLFIAYLTGQTINRITLFAFLLSLGLLVDAAIIVIENIHRHYHSIESAHESDDEIMIKATDEIGAPTNIATLAIIMTMVPMAFVGGMMGQFMKPIPANVPVALIASLFVAYIFTPYLAVRILKRPDHSKGEH; this is encoded by the coding sequence ATGAATCATCATAAACCCTATGAACCAAAAGATGCAGCAGGAAAACTTGCCAAAGGATTTTTACGTAATCCTTTGACATCAGTTCTCGGTATCTTTTTACTTGTTATCGGCTATATAGCTCTTATGGTTATGCCGCGTGAGGAGAACCCGCAAATGGTAGTCTCAGGATCAACCGTTATCGTTGCACTCCCTGGTTCGAGTGCAAAAGAGGTTGAAAAGATTATTGTAAAACCACTCGAGAGAAAACTCAAAGAGGTAAAAGGTGTTGAGCATATCTACGGCATGGCAATGGACAATGTCGGTATTGTCAATGTAGCATTTTATATCGGTGAGAAGAAAGAGGATTCCAACCTCAAGGTCTATGACAAGATCATGCAAAACTCCGATATGTTTCCAAAAGGTGCGATGAATCCGATCATCAAACCGCTCGATATTGACGTTGACATTCCTATTGTCTCCGTTGCATTCTATTCCAACAATCCACGTATGAGTAAAACGGAACTTTATGACAAGGTCAAGAGCATTCAACACCATATCAACGGATTGAACAATGTCGCCGTCACAGAGATAAAAGGCGGGCATAAACACCAGTTCAATGTCGAAGTGGACATCAACAAGCTCTCCGGTTATAACCTCTCTATGGGTCAAATAATGCAGGCTGTTCAATCTCTGGCATATAATGTCCCTGCAGTGAAAAACAGAACAAAAGACAATAAAATCGTTATGGTAGGTGTAAAAAATGCCATCGAAGATGCAAAAGATGTCGGTAATATCATTGTAGCTCAGTACATGGGTTCTCCTATCTATCTGCACCAGGTTGCAAAAGTCGAAAACTCTTATGATATTCAAAACTTTAAATCGGCACTTGTCAGTGTAAAAGAGGACGGGAAATTTTCTCCGTTTAAAGACCAGGTAACACTTACTGTTTCAAAACTCCAGGGAACAAATGCGGTTATTATCGCCGAAGAAGTAAAGAAAGAGTTAGAAAAGTATAAAGAAGATCTCTCTAAAAACGGTATTAGTTATGTCATCACAAGAAATGACGGTGAACGTGCCAATGAAGCCGTTAACGAGCTTGTATTTCACCTGATTTTATCTATCATTATTATCGCTATACTTCTTATCTTCGTACTTGGATGGAGAGAATCGCTCATAGTAACCTTTACGGTTCCTGCCATTCTTGCCATTACACTTTTTATTGCCTATTTGACAGGACAGACAATTAACCGTATCACTCTTTTTGCATTCTTACTCTCACTGGGACTTCTCGTCGATGCGGCTATTATCGTTATAGAAAATATCCACAGACACTACCACTCAATCGAGTCTGCACATGAAAGTGATGATGAGATCATGATAAAAGCTACCGATGAAATTGGCGCACCGACAAATATTGCGACACTTGCCATCATTATGACTATGGTACCTATGGCATTTGTCGGCGGCATGATGGGACAGTTTATGAAACCCATTCCTGCCAATGTACCTGTCGCACTTATTGCGTCACTGTTTGTTGCCTACATCTTTACACCGTATCTGGCCGTTAGAATTCTAAAACGCCCTGACCACAGCAAAGGAGAACATTAA